The Arachis hypogaea cultivar Tifrunner chromosome 16, arahy.Tifrunner.gnm2.J5K5, whole genome shotgun sequence genome contains a region encoding:
- the LOC112758749 gene encoding long-chain-alcohol oxidase FAO2 translates to MEDGKNCHPLLRGGNRREKGYSHGLSSSQMQVMASFCEALLPSLPLNKEQNHALSAFYSVSGSQAPFPDETAEIMFKRVMPQAWSLVSWVLWILSFRFGTLLLCGKDCLEWKWPFFHKFSEIPLNKTEEILRKWSRENHWRPLRIVFVLIKLVSFYNFFTRTDGNGHNPAWEAMGYKVDTRQKLTHKERPLQKGIVETMYENDSTLIQSLTEKGLEVTEDPEHNSYNIKCDVVIVGSGCGGGVAAAILANSGLKVVVLEKGEYFVSEDYSSLEGPSMNELYESGGIMSSVDGKMMILAGSTVGGGSAINWSACIRTPDPVLKEWSERYKIPLFGSSNYQSAMDTVCKRIGVTPLCAKESFQNQIFREGCKKVGLEVESVAINASADHYCGSCCYGCRTGDKKGTHSTWLVDAVANGAVIVAGCKAEKFILEDGKNGLKKKKCIGVIAAATWRSKVTKKLRIVSKVSISSCGSLSTPPLLISSGLQNPYIGKNLRLHPVQLAWGYFPEDMTNFGGTNYEGGIITAIHKEFAEDSTPKFIIEAPALGPGSFSTLVPWVSGLDAKDRLAKYARTANLFALVRDKGSGEVKAEGRVSYRLDQVDKESLRIGLRKALRILVAAGAVEVGTYRSDGQRIKCKGIKEEDFEEFLDTVTVPGGPSSRNELWTIFTTAHQMASCRMGATEDDGALDENGESWEAEGLYVCDASVFPNAVGVNPMITIQSTAYCIATKIAESLMKEM, encoded by the exons ATGGAAGATGGAAAGAATTGTCACCCTCTTCTGAGAGGAGGTAACAGAAGAGAGAAAGGTTACAGCCATGGCCTATCTTCCTCTCAGATGCAAGTTATGGCTTCCTTCTGTGAGGCCCTATTGCCTTCTCTCCCATTAAACAAGGAACAAAATCATGCACTTTCAGCTTTTTACAGTGTTTCTGGTTCTCAGGCTCCATTTCCTGATGAG ACTGCAGAGATCATGTTCAAGAGGGTAATGCCACAAGCATGGTCCTTGGTTAGCTGGGTTCTGTGGATTCTTTCATTCAGGTTTGGGACACTGTTGCTTTGTGGAAAGGATTGCTTGGAATGGAAGTGGCCTTTCTTCCACAAATTCTCTGAGATTCCATTGAACAAGACAGAAGAAATTCTCAGGAAATGGTCAAGGGAGAACCATTGGAGACCTCTGAGGATAGTGTTTGTGCTCATCAAACTTGTCTCCTTCTACAATTTCTTCACAAGG ACTGATGGAAATGGGCATAATCCAGCATGGGAAGCAATGGGGTACAAAGTGGACACCAGACAGAAGTTAACACATAAGGAGAGGCCTCTACAGAAGGGGATAGTAGAGACTATGTATGAAAATGATTCTACTTTAATCCAGTCTCTCACCGAAAAGGGCCTTGAAGTCACTGAAGATCCAGAGCACAATTCATACAATATCAAATGTGATGTTGTCATTGTTGGCTCCGGCTGTGGTGGAGGAGTTGCAGCTGCAATTCTCGCAAACTCGGGTCTGAAAGTGGTTGTCCTAGAGAAAGGAGAGTATTTTGTTTCCGAAGATTATTCTTCCCTTGAAGGTCCATCCATGAATGAGCTTTATGAATCAGGTGGAATCATGTCAAGTGTCGATGGGAAGATGATGATCTTGGCTGGTTCAACAGTTGGTGGAGGCTCGGCTATAAACTGGTCTGCATGCATCAGAACACCTGATCCTGTTCTGAAGGAATGGTCTGAAAGATATAAAATCCCACTTTTTGGGAGCTCTAATTATCAATCTGCAATGGATACGGTATGCAAAAGGATTGGTGTGACACCACTATGTGCAAAAGAAagctttcaaaatcaaattttcagaGAAGGATGCAAGAAAGTTGGCTTAGAAGTTGAGTCAGTTGCAATAAACGCTTCAGCAGATCACTATTGTGGCTCATGCTGTTATGGTTGTAGAACTGGAGATAAGAAGGGCACTCACTCTACTTGGTTAGTTGATGCTGTGGCGAATGGTGCAGTGATCGTCGCCGGATGTAAAGCCGAGAAGTTCATATTGGAAGATGGAAAGAATGGACTGAAGAAAAAGAAATGCATAGGAGTAATTGCTGCAGCCACTTGGAGGAGTAAGGTCACAAAGAAACTCCGAATCGTATCCAAGGTATCTATTTCATCATGTGGCTCTCTCTCCACACCTCCTCTATTGATTTCAAGTGGCCTGCAAAATCCATACATTGGGAAGAACCTCCGTCTGCACCCGGTCCAGTTAGCTTGGGGCTACTTCCCGGAAGACATGACAAACTTCGGTGGTACTAACTATGAGGGAGGAATCATAACTGCAATCCACAAAGAATTTGCAGAGGATTCCACCCCAAAATTCATTATAGAAGCACCTGCTCTAGGACCGGGATCATTTTCAACATTGGTTCCATGGGTCTCAGGGCTCGATGCGAAAGACAGGTTGGCGAAGTATGCAAGAACTGCTAACCTTTTTGCATTGGTAAGAGACAAAGGGTCAGGAGAAGTAAAGGCTGAAGGCAGAGTTTCTTACAGACTTGACCAAGTGGACAAGGAAAGCCTTAGAATTGGATTGAGGAAGGCCTTGAGGATCTTGGTTGCGGCCGGAGCTGTAGAAGTCGGCACTTACAGGAGTGATGGCCAAAGAATCAAATGCAAAGGGATCAAGGAGGAAGATTTTGAGGAGTTTCTGGACACAGTCACAGTGCCCGGTGGTCCCAGCTCAAGGAATGAactttggactattttcactacTGCACATCAGATGGCAAGTTGTAGGATGGGCGCCACCGAAGATGACGGCGCACTCGATGAAAATGGCGAGAGTTGGGAAGCAGAAGGGTTGTATGTGTGTGATGCAAGTGTGTTTCCCAATGCTGTTGGTGTCAACCCCATGATAACAATTCAGTCCACAGCATATTGTATTGCCACTAAGATTGCAGAATCACTGATGAAAGAAATGTAG